One Dictyostelium discoideum AX4 chromosome 3 chromosome, whole genome shotgun sequence genomic region harbors:
- a CDS encoding DUF71, ATP-binding region-containing protein — translation MVEIVGLISGGKDSIYNLIECVRNGHKIVALANLKPPKTNSSEELDSFMYQTVGNNLIEIIAKECLELPLYQIEINGTAISRETDTYNEELEVNSKDEVEDLHTLLKLVKESHPNIKGVSCGAILSTYQRIRVENCCSRLNLTSYSYLWNRNQDELLREMIDCKIEAIIIKVASMGLVAEKHLLKSITQLYPTLYSLNQKFGVHICGEGGEYESIVIDCPLYKKRINIDQYQTIIHSDDAFSQVAYASISKYSTTEKSTQQIIQDSIYLNSNYLNRNLNNLKNFNENLLIPTLISNSTNDQTNSTNSTNFNFLESNLNIEYSLNLIKNKNFFNLSSTTTKINDNDIDNDKDDYNIGELLDKALLNISNILKENSLSIDQLLYVNLYISDMKDFSIVNQYYYKYFKNNPASRACIEIPLSKNDKTKFLIDCIGAIEKKSNLHVQSISNWAPACIGPYSQANLYKGFTFLAGQISMIPNNLDLIKYSKDLTFIINTNNNNNNDINNQLEIEIQQILLNTYNLLDCLNISFSNVIQSTIFISNEIDSTMFENIINYLKQFFIDNNNDSGSDGSISLIQIFKIPKLPKNSNIEILFTLFKEPEIIQNDLTYDNIDQYEENKNNNKNNNNTNPMKLEINDNRGITLKISNSNSFIHSQFNNLKSDIKFEDYINQLFLEIQSILNQTRKSIIYIKFYYLISFDINKLIELLSSSSSSSSSSLKSIDQEIGQQYLKLSSFIPILDSIDHNQLSCEIFIN, via the coding sequence atggtTGAAATTGTTGGATTAATATCAGGTGGAAAAGattcaatttataatttaattgaatgtgTTAGAAATGGACATAAGATTGTAGCATTAGCAAATTTAAAACCACCAAAAACCAATTCTTCTGAAGAATTGGATAGTTTTATGTATCAAACagttggtaataatttaattgaaatcatTGCCAAGGAATGTTTAGAATTACCATTATACCAAATTGAAATCAACGGTACTGCAATTAGCAGAGAAACCGATACTTATAATGAAGAGTTAGAAGTGAATTCAAAAGATGAAGTTGAAGATTTACACACCCTTTTAAAACTAGTTAAAGAGAGTCACCCAAATATCAAAGGTGTGTCATGCGGCGCCATTCTGTCAACCTATCAAAGAATCAGGGTTGAGAATTGCTGTTCACGACTAAACCTCACAAGTTATTCATACCTTTGGAATAGGAATCAAGATGAGTTACTAAGAGAAATGATTGATTGTAAAATTGAGGCTATTATAATCAAAGTTGCATCAATGGGATTAGTAGCTGAGAAGCATTTACTAAAATCGATAACTCAACTTTACCCAACACTGTATTCATTAAACCAAAAATTTGGCGTCCACATTTGTGGTGAAGGTGGTGAATATGAATCGATCGTAATCGATTGTCCTCTATACAAAAAGCGTATAAACATCGACCAATACCAAACAATCATTCATTCTGATGATGCTTTCTCTCAAGTTGCCTATGCATCAATCTCAAAATATTCAACAACTGAAAAATCAACtcaacaaataattcaagattcaatttatttaaattcaaattatttaaatagaaatttaaataatttaaaaaattttaatgaaaatcttttaattccaactttaatttcaaattcaacaaatgatcaaacaaattcaacaaattcaacaaattttaattttttagaatcaaatttaaatattgaatattctttaaatttaataaagaataaaaacttttttaatttatcttcaactacaacaaagattaatgataatgatattgataatgataaagatgATTACAATATTGGTGAATTATTAGATAAagctttattaaatatttcaaatatattaaaagagaattcattatcaattgatcaattattatATGTTAATCTTTATATTTCAGATATGAaagatttttcaattgttaatCAAtactattataaatattttaaaaataatccaGCATCAAGAGCATGTATTGAAATTccattatcaaaaaatgataaaactaaatttttaattgattgtatTGGtgcaattgaaaaaaaatcaaatcttCATGTTCAATCCATTAGTAATTGGGCACCAGCTTGTATTGGTCCTTATTCACAAGCAAATCTATATAAAGGCTTCACATTTTTAGCTGGTCAAATCTCAATGATACCAAATAATttggatttaattaaatattctaAAGATTTAacttttatcattaatacaaataataataataataatgatataaataatcaattagagATTGAAATccaacaaattttattaaacacatataatttattagattGTTTAAATATTAGTTTTAGTAATGTAATTCAGTCAACAATTttcatttcaaatgaaatcgATTCAACAAtgtttgaaaatataattaattatttaaaacaattctttattgataataataatgatagtggCAGTGATGGTAGTATTagtttaattcaaatatttaaaattccaaaattaccaaaaaattcaaatattgaaattttattcacACTTTTTAAAGAACCtgaaattattcaaaatgaCTTAACttatgataatattgatcaatatgaagaaaataaaaataataataaaaataataataatacaaatccgatgaaattagaaattaatgataatagaggaattacattaaaaatttcaaattcaaattcatttattcattcacaatttaataatttaaaaagtgatattaaatttgaagattacattaatcaattatttttggaaattcaatcaatattaaatcaaactagaaaatcaataatttatattaaattttattatttaatttcatttgatataaataaactcatagaattattatcatcatcatcatcatcatcatcgtcatcattaaaatcaattgatcaaGAAATTGGACAACAATACTTAAAATTATCAAGTTTCATTCCAATCcttgattcaattgatcaCAATCAATTATCTTGTGAAatctttataaattaa
- the spc1 gene encoding microsomal signal peptidase subunit: protein MDFEGQKLAEYIYQYTIIIFGVIGWIIGFIKQDFSITFYSVALGTFLSLILCLPNWKIYCQHPLSWQKPIVQSTPTDKSK, encoded by the exons ATGGATTTTGAAGGTCAAAAATTAGCAGAATATATATATCAATACACAATTATTATCTTTGGTGTCATTGGTTGGATTATTGGTTTCATTAAACAAGATTTTAGTATTACTTTTTATTCAGTAGCTTTGGGAACTTTCTTATCATTAATT ttATGTTTACCAAATTGGAAGATATATTGTCAACACCCATTATCATGGCAAAAACCTATAGTTCAAAGTACTCCAActgataaatcaaaataa
- the helB2 gene encoding DEAD/DEAH box helicase encodes MDPPKLTFISKRDTKKKDEVNKEQPTKNLKILDLFSNDEEFSNPTQEEPTNTLQEKLMNVDPLEFFSKGGLKEEQKKERDDHRDDYRDSRDRDRDYRDNGGRDRDRDYRDGGGGGGGRDRDRNRDRDRDRDRDYRDGGGGRDRYRDNDRYRDTDRYRDNDRRDGSGSGSSRRRDERRENSGRRDYRDNDRRDDRRDNGRYGRDNDNSGGGGSGKNSSDKKEEINPVSNNNDIHKDRIKRDTTQFSHKVFEQINNKRDREDPELRDIKVDYMGIKRDENRKKIKGEKGKFVFEWDSSEDTSSDYNTLYTKKLEIQPQFGHGNFGGYEKNNNNNGNHYNGNIYNNNNNNNNNNNNNNNINNNNNGSMIGGKQISELPDTHWSKKPLKSMTKRDWHIFKEDFNISTKGGIAPNPIRTWQESNLPREILEAIRQLGYEKPSPIQMQSIPISLTGRDILGIAETGSGKTCAFVIPMLIYISKQPRLTKDTEADGPYALVMAPTRELVQQIEKETRNFAQHFGFRVVSLVGGQSIEDQAYQVSKGCEIIIATPGRLNDCLEKRYLVLNQCNYIVLDEADMMIDLGFEPQVTSVLDAMPSSFLKSEDDEMAEKQESDRSHIYRTTILFSATMPPLVEKLSKKYLRRPCTITIGEAGKVVDRIRQTVIFVKSENDKKEHLTQLIKDGPPPPIIIFVNKKKHCDIIAPVLEECRVSYTILHSGRSQEQREAALEGFKKRKYEVLIATGVASRGIHVDGVTHVINFDIPKNIEDYTHRIGRTGRAGSAGLASSFITDKDVEIMYDLKQILTSTNNIVPIELLKHPSSQQKHGSSKDHNKSVIFK; translated from the exons ATGGATCCACCAAAATTAacatttatttcaaaaagaGATACAAAGAAAAAGGATGAAGTGAATAAAGAACAACcaacaaaaaatttaaaaatattagatT tattttcaaatgatgaagaatttTCAAATCCAACTCAAGAAGAACCAACAAATACTCTTCAagagaaattaatgaatgtTGATCCTCTAGAATTCTTTTCAAAAGGTGGTTTAAAGGAAGaacaaaagaaagaaagagatGACCATAGGGATGATTATAGAGATTCTCGTGATAGAGATCGAGATTATAGGGATAATGGTGGTCGTGATAGAGATAGAGATTATAgggatggtggtggtggtggtggtggtcgTGATAGAGATAGAAATAGAGACAGAGATAGAGACAGAGATAGAGATTATAGGGACGGTGGTGGTGGTCGTGATCGTTATAGAGATAATGACCGTTATAGAGATACTGATAGATACAGAGACAATGATAGAAGagatggtagtggtagtggtagtagtcgTAGAAGGGATGAAAGAAGAGAGAATAGTGGTCGTAGAGATTATAGAGATAATGATAGAAGGGATGATAGAAGAGATAATGGTAGATATGGAagagataatgataatagtggtggtggtggtagtggtaaaaATAGTTcagataaaaaagaagagaTTAATCCagttagtaataataatgatattcaTAAAGatagaattaaaagagaTACAACTCAATTCTCACATAAAGTATTtgaacaaattaataataaaagagatAGAGAGGATCCAGAATTAAGAGATATTAAAGTTGACTATATGGGTATAAAAAGAGATGaaaatagaaagaaaattaaagGTGAAAAAGGTAAATTCGTTTTCGAATGGGATAGTTCAGAAGATACATCATCTGATTATAATACATTATATACaaagaaattagaaattCAACCTCAATTTGGTCATGGTAATTTTGGTGGTTatgaaaagaataataataataatggtaatcaCTATAATGGAAATatatacaataataataataataataacaacaacaacaacaataataataacataaataataataataatggttcaaTGATTGGTGGTAAACAAATTTCAGAATTACCAGATACACATTGGTCAAAGAAACCATTGAAATCAATGACAAAGAGAGATTGGCATATTTTTAAAGAGGATTTCAATATTTCAACAAAGGGTGGTATTGCGCCAAATCCAATTAGAACATGGCAAGAATCCAATTTACCAAGAGAGATTCTTGAGGCTATTCGTCAACTTGGTTATGAAAAACCATCACCAATTCAAATGCAATCCATTCCAATTAGTTTAACTGGTAGAGATATTTTAGGTATTGCAGAGACTGGTTCGGGTAAAACTTGTGCTTTCGTTATACCAATGTTAATTTACATTAGTAAACAACCACGTCTAACTAAAGACACTGAAGCTGATGGACCATATGCATTGGTAATGGCACCAACAAGAGAGTTGGTACAACAAATTGAAAAGGAAACAAGAAATTTCGCTCAACATTTTGGATTTCGTGTGGTTTCATTGGTTGGTGGTCAATCGATAGAGGATCAAGCCTATCAGGTGAGTAAAGGTTGTGAAATTATCATTGCTACACCAGGTCGTTTAAATGATTGTTTGGAGAAACGTTATTTGGTATTGAATCAATGTAATTACATCGTATTGGATGAGGCTGATATGATGATTGATTTAGGATTCGAACCACAGGTTACCAGTGTATTGGATGCAATGCCCTCGTCTTTCTTAAAGAGTGAAGACGATGAAATGGCAGAGAAACAAGAATCTGATCGTAGTCATATCTATCGTACCACCATTTTATTCTCTGCAACCATGCCACCACTTGTTGAAAAGCTCTCCAAAAAGTATCTAAGAAGACCATGTACCATTACCATTGGTGAAGCTGGTAAAGTGGTTGACCGTATTCGTCAAACTGTTATCTTTGTCAAATCAGAGAATGATAAGAAGGAACATTTAACTCAACTAATCAAGGATggtccaccaccaccaatcaTTATATTCGTCAATAAAAAGAAACATTGTGATATCATTGCTCCCGTCCTCGAGGAATGTCGTGTATCTTACACTATCCTCCATTCGGGCAGATCTCAAGAACAGCGTGAGGCTGCTTTAGAAGGTTTCAAAAAGAGAAAATACGAAGTACTCATTGCTACTGGTGTGGCTTCAAGAGGTATTCATGTCGATGGTGTAACTCATGTCATCAATTTCGATATTCCAAAGAATATAGAAGATTACACTCATCGTATTGGTAGAACTGGTAGAGCTGGTTCAGCTGGTTTGGCCTCCTCATTTATCACTGATAAAGATGTTGAAATCATGTATGACCTTAAACAAATCTTAACTTCAACTAATAATATCGtaccaattgaattattaaaacatccTTCTTCACAACAAAAACATGGTTCTTCAAAAGATCATAATAAATctgtaatttttaaataa